In Temnothorax longispinosus isolate EJ_2023e chromosome 2, Tlon_JGU_v1, whole genome shotgun sequence, one DNA window encodes the following:
- the Wfs1 gene encoding wolframin isoform X2: MTQDEKLARRAAREMFMSLSNGEDFITTEQLQKRMRSLSSPSTSNADYFQSNSTCSNSSQKGLSDNDNDCFLRNGLPDDSPSIKDEDRTSDVHGWTDQGKKITEAALVSAAASYARGMLPIVSHALCMVDPSELALDTIPLLQRPFIHPVASLKRFYSWLVETLGHRGASIKRILFTSKLHILLLLLLYSLLGTESLILFIPMALYYLSFVVMVVATFQMLQRKREFNNFRVWSGLFLSYSGGNLNPEEAEYQFCRNNLKPYGHFFLALLLNLMIYPLIAHQWTPQSEFTIIAVTLTLITLCSFMWRDSSRFPDFLALFSFGVHVLAKYPYETDMVVAQSWRFLDIRVPTFASYVVGNGIEFCLNFRAVFYLLIPAVFAKMAARDGWRGTYRILIPHCVTLSWWQIAIFSSQGATWYGLIRGALALVGMVLFLPIAGIASIILPIVAIAKYLSENDMAMRISVTTVLGGMPFFTSWYLRRTRSSRFNWIITLMQIVFGIGAATFLSWPMIMEYNQNSDEASYDIASTLTWDQYQNYCHQPAWEELSSKAQVQVQCAQLEGIPVSWEGYVTNIRVKSIKNNIAVVLNRFPDNIRTILSCTYGEPYEENCNSGDDTRRKSCKHMTSIQKNRNKCYFPAWDQYEFEIFVKMKSGIWGSTTEICLIADHSFTNFSLNIYPGDKIWFSGALLNNGLETESLLGGAEPHIDLEEVGCLACNSLDLKTSYKRYRYRISLSSVIRDLCLSVKTVLNFLLNPIVMFK, translated from the exons ATGACGCAGGATGAGAAGTTGGCCAGAAGAGCGGCAAGGGAGATGTTTATGAg TTTATCAAACGGCGAGGACTTTATAACTACGGAGCAGCTACAAAAACGTATGAGAAGTTTGTCGTCTCCATCGACCAGTAATGCCGATTATTTTCAATCGAACAGTACCTGTAGCAACTCGTCGCAAAAAGGACTGAGCGACAACGATAACGATTGCTTCCTTAGAAATGGACTTCCTGACGATTCCCCATCTATAAAGGATGAAGACCGAACGAGCGACGTGCACG GTTGGACGGACCAGGGTAAGAAAATCACGGAGGCTGCTCTGGTATCCGCGGCTGCAAGTTACGCGCGCGGTATGCTTCCGATAGTATCGCACGCTCTCTGCATGGTAGATCCTTCCGAACTGGCGCTGGACACGATACCGTTGCTGCAGAGACCATTTATTCATCCGGTCGCGTCGCTGAAACGTTTCTACAGTTGGTTGGTCGAGACCCTGGGCCATAGAGGCGCATCGATCAAAAGGATTCTTTTTACGTCAAAACTACACATTCTCCTGTTACTCTTGCTGTATTCCTTGTTGGGTACGGAGAgcctaatactttttataccGATGGCCCTTTACTACCTCTCGTTCGTAGTCATGGTGGTGGCTACCTTCCAAATGCTCCAACGAAAACGCGAGTTCAACAACTTCCGCGTGTGGTCGGGCCTATTTCTCAGCTACTCGGGCGGAAATCTGAATCCCGAGGAAGCGGAGTATCAATTCTGCCGCAACAACCTGAAACCGTACGGGCATTTCTTTCTTGCGTTGCTGCTGAACTTGATGATCTATCCTCTGATAGCCCATCAATGGACTCCGCAATCTGAATTCACTATAATAGCAGTCACGCTCACTCTCATCACGCTCTGCAGCTTTATGTGGAGAGACTCTTCGCGATTTCCCGATTTTCTGGCCCTCTTCAGCTTTGGCGTGCATGTACTCGCCAAGTATCCTTACGAGACGGATATGGTCGTGGCTCAAAGCTGGAGATTCTTGGACATCCGAGTGCCAACGTTCGCGTCTTATGTTGTTGGCAACGGCATAGAGTTTTGTCTAAACTTCCGCGCTGTATTTTATCTCCTGATACCGGCGGTCTTCGCGAAAATGGCCGCGAGAGACGGCTGGCGCGGCACGTATCGGATCCTGATACCCCATTGCGTTACCCTGAGTTGGTGGCAAATAGCAATCTTCAGTTCTCAAGGTGCCACATGGTACGGCTTGATCAGAGGCGCTCTCGCACTAGTTGGTATGGTCCTATTTCTTCCAATCGCCGGTATTGCTTCCATCATTTTACCGATCGTAGCCATTGCCAAATATTTGTCAGAAAATGATATGGCCATGAGGATATCAGTTACTACTGTACTCGGAGGAATGCCGTTTTTTACTTCGTGGTATCTGAGAAGGACCAGATCATCAAGATTTAATTGGATCATTACGCTTATGCAA ATTGTTTTCGGCATTGGCGCTGCGACATTCTTATCGTGGCCGATGATAATGGAATACAACCAGAATTCCGACGAGGCATCGTACGATATTGCTTCTACCTTAACATGGGATCAGTATCAGAACTACTGTCACCAACCTGCGTGGGAAGAATTGTCATCGAAAGCGCAAGTGCAGGTGCAATGCGCTCAATTGGAAGGCATACCCGTCTCGTGGGAAGGCTATGTGACAAATATTAGAGTAAAatcaataaagaataatattgcaGTTGTATTAAACAGGTTTCCCGACAACATTAGAACAATACTTAGTTGCACGTATGGGGAACCGTAtgaagaaaattgtaattcgGGCGATGATACTCGCAGAAAGAGCTGCAAGCACATGACGAGCATCCAAAAAAATAGGAATAAATGTTACTTTCCGGCGTGGGATCAATACgagtttgaaatatttgtcaaGATGAAAAGCGGCATATGGGGAAGTACGACGGAGATATGTCTTATTGCGGACCATTCTTTCACCAATTTTAGTCTGAATATATATCCGGGCGACAAGATTTGGTTTTCCGGTGCGCTTTTGAATAATGGCTTAGAAACAGAATCTCTTCTCGGTGGCGCCGAACCGCACATCGATTTGGAAGAGGTAGGCTGTCTCGCGTGCAACTCTCTTGATTTGAAAACGTCTTACAAACGTTACAGATATCGTATAAGTTTAAGCTCTGTTATCAGAGATCTTTGTCTCAGCGTAAAGACTGTATTGAACTTTCTGTTAAATCCGATTGTGATGTTCAAGTGA
- the LOC139809100 gene encoding vesicular integral-membrane protein VIP36, giving the protein MGAISWLFLLAGVLESLATEWNTQDYMKREHSLIRPYQGTSMTIPYWDFMGSTMVTNNYIRLTPDLQSKQGALWNSVPCHIRNWELQIQFKVHGKGKELFGDGFVIWYAKERMKSGPVFGSQDYFQGLAVILDTYSNHNGQHNHQHPYISAMVNNGSLHYDHDRDGTHTQLAGCEAKFRNLEHDTHLAIRYERDVLTVSTDLSNKAAWKQCFQVNQVKLPTGYYIGISATTGDLSDNHDILSIRLFELDLPDDPKDQEDRSQIVPSAAFYDAPRERIEDPKQSSMSGIKLFLLMLVGALFLIACVVMAIMFYQKHQENSRKRFY; this is encoded by the exons ATGGGCGCGATTTCGTGGCTGTTTCTACTCGCCGGCGTCCTGGAGTCCCTCGCTACGGAATGGAACACGCAGGACTACATGAAGCGAGAACACTCTCTGATCAGGCCGTATCAAG gCACAAGTATGACGATACCTTACTGGGACTTCATGGGAAGCACAATGGTaaccaataattatatcagGTTAACACCTGATTTACAAAGTAAACAAGGTGCCTTATGGAATTCTGTG CCGTGCCATATACGAAATTGGGAACTGCAAATTCAATTCAAAGTACATGGAAAGGGAAAGGAATTATTTGGAGATGGTTTTGTCATTTGGTATGCCAAGGAAAGGATGAAGTCAGGTCCGGTATTTGGGAGTCAGGATTATTTCCAAGGATTAGCAGTGATACTTGACACATACAGCAATCATAATGGCCAACATAAT CATCAGCATCCTTACATCTCAGCAATGGTCAACAATGGATCTCTGCATTACGATCACGATCGCGACGGCACTCATACGCAACTCGCAGGTTGTGAAGCAAAGTTCAGAAACTTAGAACATGATACACACTTAGCTATAAGATACGAAAGAGATGTCCTAACTG TTTCCACGGATCTCTCCAACAAAGCAGCATGGAAGCAATGCTTTCAAGTGAATCAAGTCAAGCTTCCAACAGGATATTACATTGGAATTTCTGCTACCACGGGTGATCTGTCTGACAATCATGATATATTGTCAATTCGTTTGTTTGAATTAGACTTACCAGATGAT CCTAAGGATCAAGAAGACAGATCACAAATTGTGCCATCAGCAGCATTCTATGACGCACCAAGAG AACGCATAGAAGATCCGAAGCAATCGAGTATGAGTGGAATAAAACTTTTCCTACTGATGTTAGTTGGTGCGCTTTTTTTAATAGCTTGTGTTGTCATGGCCATTATGTTTTACCAAAAGCATCAAGAAAATAGTAGAAAACGATTTTACTAA
- the LOC139809091 gene encoding uncharacterized protein isoform X2: protein MKNPETKSAEMQLGSEEAEVKLNVSIHKENVTEENSNNKTIEPEKSTVSKEYIDHSSEQMSSELQTSTKTNQEVIFVESKTVSQEKQEKEEVLLENVNAETKEVEEQDANDIKLTYEIDQSLVNNGEEKLDDKPKDNDKGEELPPVQEEMKNGINEKEEMRSEAQTDNESYSVDIVESTTSEVFEMSESVTQSDTQKDKEKIDDAANDASFISYDSSIMLKDVQIRLNDCLKDNSKLYDVSNSEGMPSQHLRDLSFGKTLRNISGRHSIGRLRHVTFRERRISPNSSLFVNTSTMSMPQDEGTEAKVLHYGSGLLSDSFSTNGSPLDRKRKIETENWSSVKKQKTDGEGSLLSTSINLLKGLRIPSMQVSTPKATPYKFDSTKLDISGIKNDDNKMTAEPTESTKKWCVIM from the coding sequence ATGAAAAATCCAGAAACCAAAAGTGCGGAGATGCAGCTGGGATCGGAAGAAGCTGAAGTCAAGTTGAATGTTTCAATTCACAAAGAAAATGTTACAGAAGAGAACAGTAACAACAAAACTATTGAACCTGAGAAATCTACTGTGAGCAAAGAATATATTGATCATTCCTCCGAACAGATGTCAAGCGAACTTCAAACTTCTACGAAAACTAACCAGGAAGTTATATTTGTGGAGAGCAAAACTGTTTCCcaagaaaaacaagaaaaagaggaagtcTTATTAGAAAATGTTAATGCTGAAACCAAAGAAGTGGAAGAGCAAGATGcgaatgatattaaattaacatatgaAATTGATCAAAGTTTGGTAAACAATggagaagaaaaattagacGATAAACCAAAGGACAATGATAAGGGAGAAGAATTGCCTCCGGTACAGGAGGAGATGAAGAACGgtataaatgaaaaagaagagatgCGAAGCGAAGCTCAAACCGATAATGAGAGCTACTCGGTCGACATTGTTGAATCCACAACGTCGGAAGTATTCGAAATGTCGGAATCCGTTACACAGAGCGACACTCAGAAGGATAAAGAAAAGATCGATGACGCTGCAAATGATGCATCATTCATTTCTTACGATTCATCTATAATGCTAAAAGATGTACAAATCAGACTCAACGATTGTCTGAAAGATAATTCGAAGCTCTATGACGTAAGCAATTCGGAAGGCATGCCGAGTCAACATTTAAGAGACCTGTCATTTGGAAAGACGCTGAGAAACATCTCGGGAAGACATTCCATCGGTAGACTGCGTCACGTTACTTTCCGTGAGAGAAGGATATCACCGAATAGTTCTCTTTTCGTGAATACATCGACTATGTCTATGCCGCAGGATGAAGGAACAGAAGCTAAAGTCTTACATTATGGTAGCGGTTTACTATCCGACAGTTTCTCTACGAATGGTAGCCCATTGGACAGAAAACGTAAAATTGAAACAGAAAATTGGAGCTCGGTGAAAAAGCAGAAAACGGATGGAGAGGGTAGTTTACTAAGTACATCTATAAATCTGTTGAAAGGTTTGCGCATACCTAGCATGCAGGTATCCACGCCGAAAGCCACACCTTATAAGTTCGACTCTACCAAGTTAGACATTAGCGGGATAAAGAATGATGACAATAAAATGACGGCTGAACCAACTGAGAGTACAAAAAAATGGTGTGTTATCATGTAA
- the Wfs1 gene encoding wolframin isoform X1, whose product MAGIVPLSGRSGRKQWTLHDGPKGSLRRLRSRLAEDGCPESQVILAKQLLEEQCELDVDKEENAKLGVYWLTKASEQGNLEATDILRKCLTTGRGITEHNYYDVKSCLDMTQDEKLARRAAREMFMSLSNGEDFITTEQLQKRMRSLSSPSTSNADYFQSNSTCSNSSQKGLSDNDNDCFLRNGLPDDSPSIKDEDRTSDVHGWTDQGKKITEAALVSAAASYARGMLPIVSHALCMVDPSELALDTIPLLQRPFIHPVASLKRFYSWLVETLGHRGASIKRILFTSKLHILLLLLLYSLLGTESLILFIPMALYYLSFVVMVVATFQMLQRKREFNNFRVWSGLFLSYSGGNLNPEEAEYQFCRNNLKPYGHFFLALLLNLMIYPLIAHQWTPQSEFTIIAVTLTLITLCSFMWRDSSRFPDFLALFSFGVHVLAKYPYETDMVVAQSWRFLDIRVPTFASYVVGNGIEFCLNFRAVFYLLIPAVFAKMAARDGWRGTYRILIPHCVTLSWWQIAIFSSQGATWYGLIRGALALVGMVLFLPIAGIASIILPIVAIAKYLSENDMAMRISVTTVLGGMPFFTSWYLRRTRSSRFNWIITLMQIVFGIGAATFLSWPMIMEYNQNSDEASYDIASTLTWDQYQNYCHQPAWEELSSKAQVQVQCAQLEGIPVSWEGYVTNIRVKSIKNNIAVVLNRFPDNIRTILSCTYGEPYEENCNSGDDTRRKSCKHMTSIQKNRNKCYFPAWDQYEFEIFVKMKSGIWGSTTEICLIADHSFTNFSLNIYPGDKIWFSGALLNNGLETESLLGGAEPHIDLEEVGCLACNSLDLKTSYKRYRYRISLSSVIRDLCLSVKTVLNFLLNPIVMFK is encoded by the exons ATGGACCTAAAGGGTCTCTTAGACGGTTACGTTCCCGATTGGCAGAAGACGGCTGTCCGGAATCTCAAGTAATTTTGGCTAAGCAGTTGTTAGAGGAACAATGTG AGCTTGATGTTGATAAAGAGGAGAACGCAAAGTTGGGCGTTTACTGGCTGACAAAGGCCTCGGAGCAGGGAAATCTGGAAGCGACTGATATTCTTAGAAAGTGCTTGACGACTGGTCGCGGTATTACGGAGCATAACTATTACGACGTAAAAAGTTGTCTAGACATGACGCAGGATGAGAAGTTGGCCAGAAGAGCGGCAAGGGAGATGTTTATGAg TTTATCAAACGGCGAGGACTTTATAACTACGGAGCAGCTACAAAAACGTATGAGAAGTTTGTCGTCTCCATCGACCAGTAATGCCGATTATTTTCAATCGAACAGTACCTGTAGCAACTCGTCGCAAAAAGGACTGAGCGACAACGATAACGATTGCTTCCTTAGAAATGGACTTCCTGACGATTCCCCATCTATAAAGGATGAAGACCGAACGAGCGACGTGCACG GTTGGACGGACCAGGGTAAGAAAATCACGGAGGCTGCTCTGGTATCCGCGGCTGCAAGTTACGCGCGCGGTATGCTTCCGATAGTATCGCACGCTCTCTGCATGGTAGATCCTTCCGAACTGGCGCTGGACACGATACCGTTGCTGCAGAGACCATTTATTCATCCGGTCGCGTCGCTGAAACGTTTCTACAGTTGGTTGGTCGAGACCCTGGGCCATAGAGGCGCATCGATCAAAAGGATTCTTTTTACGTCAAAACTACACATTCTCCTGTTACTCTTGCTGTATTCCTTGTTGGGTACGGAGAgcctaatactttttataccGATGGCCCTTTACTACCTCTCGTTCGTAGTCATGGTGGTGGCTACCTTCCAAATGCTCCAACGAAAACGCGAGTTCAACAACTTCCGCGTGTGGTCGGGCCTATTTCTCAGCTACTCGGGCGGAAATCTGAATCCCGAGGAAGCGGAGTATCAATTCTGCCGCAACAACCTGAAACCGTACGGGCATTTCTTTCTTGCGTTGCTGCTGAACTTGATGATCTATCCTCTGATAGCCCATCAATGGACTCCGCAATCTGAATTCACTATAATAGCAGTCACGCTCACTCTCATCACGCTCTGCAGCTTTATGTGGAGAGACTCTTCGCGATTTCCCGATTTTCTGGCCCTCTTCAGCTTTGGCGTGCATGTACTCGCCAAGTATCCTTACGAGACGGATATGGTCGTGGCTCAAAGCTGGAGATTCTTGGACATCCGAGTGCCAACGTTCGCGTCTTATGTTGTTGGCAACGGCATAGAGTTTTGTCTAAACTTCCGCGCTGTATTTTATCTCCTGATACCGGCGGTCTTCGCGAAAATGGCCGCGAGAGACGGCTGGCGCGGCACGTATCGGATCCTGATACCCCATTGCGTTACCCTGAGTTGGTGGCAAATAGCAATCTTCAGTTCTCAAGGTGCCACATGGTACGGCTTGATCAGAGGCGCTCTCGCACTAGTTGGTATGGTCCTATTTCTTCCAATCGCCGGTATTGCTTCCATCATTTTACCGATCGTAGCCATTGCCAAATATTTGTCAGAAAATGATATGGCCATGAGGATATCAGTTACTACTGTACTCGGAGGAATGCCGTTTTTTACTTCGTGGTATCTGAGAAGGACCAGATCATCAAGATTTAATTGGATCATTACGCTTATGCAA ATTGTTTTCGGCATTGGCGCTGCGACATTCTTATCGTGGCCGATGATAATGGAATACAACCAGAATTCCGACGAGGCATCGTACGATATTGCTTCTACCTTAACATGGGATCAGTATCAGAACTACTGTCACCAACCTGCGTGGGAAGAATTGTCATCGAAAGCGCAAGTGCAGGTGCAATGCGCTCAATTGGAAGGCATACCCGTCTCGTGGGAAGGCTATGTGACAAATATTAGAGTAAAatcaataaagaataatattgcaGTTGTATTAAACAGGTTTCCCGACAACATTAGAACAATACTTAGTTGCACGTATGGGGAACCGTAtgaagaaaattgtaattcgGGCGATGATACTCGCAGAAAGAGCTGCAAGCACATGACGAGCATCCAAAAAAATAGGAATAAATGTTACTTTCCGGCGTGGGATCAATACgagtttgaaatatttgtcaaGATGAAAAGCGGCATATGGGGAAGTACGACGGAGATATGTCTTATTGCGGACCATTCTTTCACCAATTTTAGTCTGAATATATATCCGGGCGACAAGATTTGGTTTTCCGGTGCGCTTTTGAATAATGGCTTAGAAACAGAATCTCTTCTCGGTGGCGCCGAACCGCACATCGATTTGGAAGAGGTAGGCTGTCTCGCGTGCAACTCTCTTGATTTGAAAACGTCTTACAAACGTTACAGATATCGTATAAGTTTAAGCTCTGTTATCAGAGATCTTTGTCTCAGCGTAAAGACTGTATTGAACTTTCTGTTAAATCCGATTGTGATGTTCAAGTGA
- the LOC139809091 gene encoding uncharacterized protein isoform X1: MGKTPKKAAPGGDERNLYVRRLKATTAPSRASESSLPERQRESEISNRPKLTGIQKKIPSGPGKNFKSKLRPPAKVEHQAIKQLKVLMKNPETKSAEMQLGSEEAEVKLNVSIHKENVTEENSNNKTIEPEKSTVSKEYIDHSSEQMSSELQTSTKTNQEVIFVESKTVSQEKQEKEEVLLENVNAETKEVEEQDANDIKLTYEIDQSLVNNGEEKLDDKPKDNDKGEELPPVQEEMKNGINEKEEMRSEAQTDNESYSVDIVESTTSEVFEMSESVTQSDTQKDKEKIDDAANDASFISYDSSIMLKDVQIRLNDCLKDNSKLYDVSNSEGMPSQHLRDLSFGKTLRNISGRHSIGRLRHVTFRERRISPNSSLFVNTSTMSMPQDEGTEAKVLHYGSGLLSDSFSTNGSPLDRKRKIETENWSSVKKQKTDGEGSLLSTSINLLKGLRIPSMQVSTPKATPYKFDSTKLDISGIKNDDNKMTAEPTESTKKWCVIM; encoded by the exons ATGGGTAAGACGCCAAAGAAGGCGGCCCCTGGGGGCGATGAGAGGAATTTGTACGTTCGGAGGCTCAAGGCAACGACCGCGCCGTCGAGAGCTTCTGAATCTAGCTTGCCCGAGAGACAGCGCGAGTCCGAGATTTCGAACAG gCCAAAACTGACTggaatacagaaaaaaataccGTCTGGACCAGGAAAGAATTTTAAg AGCAAACTTCGTCCTCCAGCAAAAGTTGAACATCAAGcaataaagcaattaaaagTACTAATGAAAAATCCAGAAACCAAAAGTGCGGAGATGCAGCTGGGATCGGAAGAAGCTGAAGTCAAGTTGAATGTTTCAATTCACAAAGAAAATGTTACAGAAGAGAACAGTAACAACAAAACTATTGAACCTGAGAAATCTACTGTGAGCAAAGAATATATTGATCATTCCTCCGAACAGATGTCAAGCGAACTTCAAACTTCTACGAAAACTAACCAGGAAGTTATATTTGTGGAGAGCAAAACTGTTTCCcaagaaaaacaagaaaaagaggaagtcTTATTAGAAAATGTTAATGCTGAAACCAAAGAAGTGGAAGAGCAAGATGcgaatgatattaaattaacatatgaAATTGATCAAAGTTTGGTAAACAATggagaagaaaaattagacGATAAACCAAAGGACAATGATAAGGGAGAAGAATTGCCTCCGGTACAGGAGGAGATGAAGAACGgtataaatgaaaaagaagagatgCGAAGCGAAGCTCAAACCGATAATGAGAGCTACTCGGTCGACATTGTTGAATCCACAACGTCGGAAGTATTCGAAATGTCGGAATCCGTTACACAGAGCGACACTCAGAAGGATAAAGAAAAGATCGATGACGCTGCAAATGATGCATCATTCATTTCTTACGATTCATCTATAATGCTAAAAGATGTACAAATCAGACTCAACGATTGTCTGAAAGATAATTCGAAGCTCTATGACGTAAGCAATTCGGAAGGCATGCCGAGTCAACATTTAAGAGACCTGTCATTTGGAAAGACGCTGAGAAACATCTCGGGAAGACATTCCATCGGTAGACTGCGTCACGTTACTTTCCGTGAGAGAAGGATATCACCGAATAGTTCTCTTTTCGTGAATACATCGACTATGTCTATGCCGCAGGATGAAGGAACAGAAGCTAAAGTCTTACATTATGGTAGCGGTTTACTATCCGACAGTTTCTCTACGAATGGTAGCCCATTGGACAGAAAACGTAAAATTGAAACAGAAAATTGGAGCTCGGTGAAAAAGCAGAAAACGGATGGAGAGGGTAGTTTACTAAGTACATCTATAAATCTGTTGAAAGGTTTGCGCATACCTAGCATGCAGGTATCCACGCCGAAAGCCACACCTTATAAGTTCGACTCTACCAAGTTAGACATTAGCGGGATAAAGAATGATGACAATAAAATGACGGCTGAACCAACTGAGAGTACAAAAAAATGGTGTGTTATCATGTAA